One Alkaliphilus sp. B6464 genomic window carries:
- a CDS encoding lipase family alpha/beta hydrolase produces MEVTKLNPIIFIPGLMGSIGGEMLGCQIEWGFGVAGWFYKPFLKELEKLGYKLNENLFVCYYDWRKSCREIVKEFLQPLILRVKEKHPNQKVDLLCHSMGGVVARTYIQSIEYSYNVRSLICFGTPNKGNIEAYHLWGTGKLMKKTDTEKELFDIIRRGYIWLLTKILDIPLGTENIEKLHENFPGLRDLIPTDDYGKILCCKIDNDYHYIPRKYTLYNNYLLNELNKNIDTLNNRVKNLYCFVGTNKETDKVLLLDTELLFKYKKAYVIGSLKTKEGDGTVTVNSATIDNAETFIMEGSHSEILLSSMEYLADIYNLDRSLFNKGSVEPKVYPLGIILKKYINIELKKGRDIIGKFIDGKFITEYEHICQEFGKDYLWIMLKHVPSGEYILETSGKYKEDHNIFVIGSMIEEELTETDVRKEETGRMYFSFKV; encoded by the coding sequence ATGGAAGTTACTAAACTAAATCCAATTATTTTTATTCCTGGTTTAATGGGATCTATTGGCGGAGAGATGTTAGGATGTCAAATTGAGTGGGGTTTTGGTGTGGCAGGTTGGTTCTATAAACCATTTCTAAAAGAATTAGAGAAATTAGGATATAAATTAAATGAGAATTTATTTGTTTGTTATTATGATTGGCGAAAAAGCTGTAGGGAAATAGTAAAGGAGTTTTTACAACCTTTAATATTACGGGTAAAAGAAAAGCATCCTAATCAAAAAGTTGATTTATTATGTCATAGTATGGGTGGAGTGGTAGCTCGTACTTATATTCAAAGTATAGAATACTCCTATAATGTTAGAAGTTTAATATGTTTTGGAACTCCTAATAAGGGAAACATTGAAGCCTATCATTTGTGGGGAACTGGAAAACTAATGAAGAAAACAGATACCGAAAAAGAACTATTTGACATTATACGCAGAGGATACATTTGGCTACTTACTAAGATACTAGATATACCTTTGGGGACAGAGAACATTGAAAAATTACATGAGAATTTTCCAGGATTAAGAGATTTAATACCTACAGATGATTATGGAAAAATATTATGCTGTAAAATTGATAATGATTACCACTATATTCCGAGAAAATATACACTTTATAATAATTATTTATTAAATGAGCTAAATAAAAATATAGATACATTAAATAATCGAGTTAAAAATCTATATTGTTTTGTTGGGACTAACAAGGAAACAGACAAAGTCCTATTACTAGATACAGAATTATTATTTAAATATAAAAAAGCATATGTTATAGGATCATTGAAAACAAAAGAAGGAGATGGGACAGTAACCGTTAATAGTGCAACTATAGATAATGCAGAAACATTTATAATGGAAGGAAGCCATAGTGAAATTTTATTAAGCTCTATGGAATATCTTGCAGACATATATAATTTAGATCGTTCATTATTTAACAAAGGTTCTGTAGAGCCTAAAGTATATCCATTAGGGATAATATTAAAAAAATATATTAATATAGAACTGAAAAAGGGAAGAGATATAATCGGTAAATTTATAGATGGAAAATTTATTACAGAGTATGAGCATATTTGCCAAGAGTTTGGAAAAGATTATTTGTGGATCATGTTAAAACACGTACCTAGTGGTGAATATATTTTAGAAACATCTGGCAAATATAAAGAAGATCATAATATTTTTGTAATAGGATCTATGATAGAAGAAGAATTAACAGAGACAGATGTACGAAAAGAAGAAACGGGTAGAATGTATTTTTCCTTTAAGGTATGA
- a CDS encoding DUF2225 domain-containing protein, whose amino-acid sequence MEVENLLYDKDCTCPICKNQFTTKKVRTRSLRIENREDDFNVIYKNINPNYYYIWVCPKCGYSSTEKEFENINKNQATILQQSIGVKWNERSFSGVRTFHEAEESYKMALLVAQILKKSKAYTGGICLRLAWLYREAKSPKEEEFLNYALNFFQNAYQTERLDAAGLDEVTLAYLNGELNRRLGRQREAIKWYSVALDHPDIKTKRHIQLKAREQWRLAREQYGHEKDEAN is encoded by the coding sequence ATGGAAGTAGAGAACTTACTATACGATAAAGATTGTACTTGTCCGATATGTAAAAACCAATTTACTACAAAAAAGGTGAGGACTCGGTCACTTAGGATAGAAAATCGAGAAGATGATTTTAATGTTATTTATAAAAATATAAATCCAAATTATTATTATATTTGGGTATGTCCTAAATGTGGATATAGTTCTACAGAAAAAGAATTTGAAAATATTAATAAAAATCAGGCTACAATATTACAGCAATCGATAGGAGTTAAATGGAATGAGCGGAGTTTCAGCGGAGTGCGTACCTTTCACGAAGCGGAAGAAAGTTATAAAATGGCATTGTTAGTTGCTCAAATATTAAAAAAGTCGAAGGCATACACTGGTGGAATATGTTTGAGGTTGGCATGGCTATATAGAGAAGCTAAAAGTCCAAAAGAAGAAGAATTTTTAAATTATGCACTAAATTTCTTCCAAAATGCCTATCAAACAGAAAGATTAGATGCAGCAGGTCTGGATGAAGTAACTTTGGCATATTTAAATGGTGAATTAAATAGAAGGCTTGGAAGACAAAGAGAAGCTATTAAATGGTATAGTGTAGCACTAGATCACCCCGATATTAAAACAAAACGACATATTCAATTGAAAGCTAGAGAACAATGGAGATTAGCAAGGGAGCAATATGGTCATGAAAAAGATGAAGCTAACTAA
- a CDS encoding heme ABC transporter ATP-binding protein, which yields MGKCIETKDLVFLYDERVILNDINLKITKGSIITMIGPNGSGKSTLLKNLASTLMPKVGTVLLDNRELKSYPLKELAREIAVVPQNTNIEYDFTVHEIVLMGRNPYVGRFQQETFKDIAVVKEAMERTNTWHLRDRSINQLSGGESQRVVIARALAQEPQILLLDEPTAALDMHHQIEILDLLKVLNEEKGVTIIMALHDINLAARYSKEILLLHKGTKIIMGSPDQVITKENLQKAYSIDMIVDRNEYTNSLQVIPLSTLRF from the coding sequence ATGGGAAAATGTATTGAAACAAAGGACTTAGTATTTCTTTACGATGAAAGGGTAATCTTAAATGATATTAATTTAAAGATTACAAAAGGCAGTATTATAACAATGATAGGACCTAATGGTTCAGGAAAATCAACATTATTAAAAAATTTAGCATCAACTTTAATGCCTAAAGTTGGAACTGTTCTACTAGATAATAGAGAATTAAAAAGTTATCCGTTAAAGGAATTAGCTCGTGAAATAGCTGTAGTTCCACAGAATACAAATATTGAATATGATTTTACTGTTCATGAAATTGTTTTAATGGGTAGAAATCCTTATGTAGGGAGATTCCAACAGGAAACTTTTAAAGATATTGCTGTAGTAAAGGAAGCAATGGAAAGAACGAATACGTGGCATTTGAGAGATAGAAGCATAAATCAGTTAAGTGGCGGGGAAAGTCAAAGGGTAGTTATTGCAAGAGCATTAGCTCAAGAGCCACAGATTCTCTTGTTAGACGAACCTACTGCAGCATTAGATATGCATCATCAAATAGAAATATTAGATCTATTAAAAGTATTAAATGAAGAAAAAGGGGTAACTATTATTATGGCACTTCATGATATAAATTTAGCTGCCCGCTATAGTAAAGAAATACTACTTCTTCATAAAGGTACAAAAATTATAATGGGAAGTCCAGATCAAGTAATAACAAAAGAAAACTTACAAAAAGCGTATAGTATAGACATGATTGTAGATAGAAATGAATATACCAATTCCTTGCAGGTTATTCCTTTATCGACTTTAAGGTTTTAG
- a CDS encoding methylated-DNA--[protein]-cysteine S-methyltransferase, protein MKKMKLTKAIIYYSKIVVNNIVLYVASLNEGLVSIGIDQSEEDFIRSIKKDFPMHQLLYDKEENAIYINQLYEYFEGKRTEFTIPLYMVGTDFQRKVWNALLDIPYGQTITYKDLAYSIDNPKAVRAVGGANNKNRIPIIIPCHRVIGTNKKLVGYGGGLHIKEKLLNIEGIKVEGEKVVE, encoded by the coding sequence ATGAAAAAGATGAAGCTAACTAAAGCTATTATTTATTATAGTAAAATAGTAGTCAATAATATAGTTCTTTATGTCGCATCTTTGAATGAAGGACTTGTATCAATTGGCATTGATCAAAGTGAAGAGGATTTTATTAGAAGTATAAAAAAAGATTTTCCTATGCATCAACTTTTGTATGATAAAGAGGAAAATGCAATATACATAAATCAGTTATACGAATATTTTGAGGGTAAGAGAACAGAATTTACGATTCCACTTTATATGGTGGGGACCGATTTTCAAAGAAAAGTATGGAATGCATTATTAGATATACCCTATGGTCAAACTATAACATATAAAGATTTGGCCTATAGTATTGATAATCCTAAGGCCGTAAGAGCTGTTGGAGGGGCGAATAATAAAAATAGAATTCCTATTATTATTCCATGTCATAGAGTAATAGGGACTAATAAAAAGTTAGTAGGTTACGGTGGTGGACTGCATATTAAAGAAAAATTGCTGAATATTGAAGGAATAAAAGTTGAAGGTGAAAAGGTGGTAGAATAA
- a CDS encoding FecCD family ABC transporter permease, producing MEKHNYLKIFPLLLMTLMITISISLVIGVANVTIIDSIKIILKTIPIVGDYIDVSNIQKSHIAIIQNIRLPRVLLSFLVGYGLSIVGVAFQGMLKNPMADPFIVGTSSGAALGASIAILLKLNKMFFGIGIVSIFAFAGALLATLIVYNMARIKGKVPVTTLLLAGIATGQFFTAIMSFIMTISTRDVSTIIFWTMGSFSGRGWSHVQIAIIPVLLGSIIIYIFSKDLNIMLLGEDSAQNMGVETEKVKKVILITSVLITAFLVSVSGIIGFVGLIVPHMVRLLMGPDHRILIPASGLVGGIFLIVADTLSRTIIAPTEVPVGIITALAGGPFFIYLLRKTKRTI from the coding sequence ATGGAAAAGCACAATTATCTAAAAATATTTCCACTACTACTAATGACATTGATGATAACAATATCTATATCCTTAGTTATTGGAGTGGCTAATGTAACTATTATTGATAGCATAAAAATCATTTTAAAAACCATTCCCATAGTAGGAGATTATATTGATGTTTCAAATATACAAAAATCTCATATTGCAATTATACAAAACATTCGACTACCAAGAGTATTACTTTCTTTTCTAGTTGGATATGGATTATCAATTGTAGGCGTAGCTTTTCAAGGAATGTTAAAGAATCCTATGGCTGATCCTTTTATAGTAGGTACTTCTTCAGGAGCAGCTTTAGGGGCTTCTATAGCTATTTTGCTAAAGTTAAATAAAATGTTTTTTGGTATAGGAATTGTATCTATATTTGCGTTTGCAGGCGCTTTGTTAGCTACATTAATTGTATATAATATGGCTAGAATAAAGGGAAAAGTACCAGTAACTACATTATTATTAGCAGGAATTGCTACAGGGCAGTTTTTTACTGCTATAATGTCCTTTATAATGACAATTTCAACAAGAGATGTAAGTACAATTATTTTTTGGACAATGGGAAGTTTTTCAGGAAGAGGATGGAGTCATGTACAAATAGCTATAATACCAGTTTTATTGGGTAGTATCATAATATATATTTTTTCAAAGGACTTAAATATTATGTTATTAGGTGAAGATAGTGCACAGAACATGGGAGTTGAAACAGAAAAGGTTAAAAAAGTAATTTTAATTACCAGTGTATTAATAACAGCTTTTTTAGTTTCTGTTAGCGGAATAATCGGTTTTGTAGGTCTTATTGTGCCTCATATGGTTCGTTTACTTATGGGTCCAGACCATCGTATACTTATACCTGCTAGTGGACTAGTAGGAGGAATATTTTTAATTGTTGCAGATACTTTATCAAGAACGATTATTGCACCTACTGAAGTGCCTGTTGGTATTATTACTGCTTTAGCAGGAGGGCCTTTTTTTATTTACTTGCTTAGGAAAACAAAACGAACAATATAG
- a CDS encoding VanW family protein produces MGSSVSVNKISKKNLWIVGTIILCIIILVTIGNWIFNGSRIFPNIFIESVDVGGLTPEEAKVKVKRIFEKEIDSFRKELVYKDSSWQLPYEDLGLYYLFDDYIDKAYGVGRSGNYYERIKKINNLRKNPEIIRLEPYYNPSEIENVIKNISQTVNKPSIDAEINRKNGTFIIKKEVLGVEVDENALRESIVGAIGNFNNDTIHIPVKNTTPEIIEEDLSTIQDLIGEYVTTFNSQEKGRSENIKLAVNSINNMLLMPGDEFSFNESTGPRSAEEGYKEAPVIVNGELVPGIGGGICQVSTTLYQATLRSDVEVTSRRNHGRPVGYVPIGQDATVAYGYIDFKFRNNKDYPIYIESYIKEEQVHVKLYSKKTNNMSIDLESEIIEVVKPEMEVKKDPNMDVGERRINKAGKKGYRVVTYKVYLQDGNELKKEVISKDYYPPRAGIVIEGIKQ; encoded by the coding sequence ATGGGTTCGTCTGTATCAGTTAATAAGATTTCTAAAAAAAACTTATGGATAGTTGGTACAATAATTTTATGTATTATTATTTTAGTCACAATAGGTAATTGGATTTTTAATGGGTCAAGAATCTTTCCAAATATATTTATTGAGAGCGTCGATGTTGGAGGACTTACCCCTGAAGAAGCAAAAGTTAAGGTTAAAAGAATTTTTGAAAAGGAGATAGATTCTTTTCGTAAAGAATTAGTTTATAAAGATAGTAGTTGGCAACTACCCTATGAGGATTTAGGCTTATATTATTTATTTGATGATTATATCGATAAGGCTTATGGCGTAGGTAGGTCTGGTAATTATTATGAAAGAATAAAAAAGATTAATAATCTGAGAAAAAATCCTGAAATAATTAGATTAGAACCATATTATAACCCATCTGAAATCGAGAATGTAATAAAGAATATTAGTCAAACGGTTAATAAACCATCTATAGATGCTGAAATTAACCGAAAAAATGGTACCTTCATAATTAAAAAAGAAGTTTTAGGAGTAGAAGTAGATGAGAATGCTTTAAGGGAGAGTATAGTGGGTGCCATAGGGAATTTTAACAATGATACAATCCATATACCGGTTAAAAATACTACCCCAGAAATTATAGAAGAAGATTTAAGCACTATTCAAGATTTAATCGGTGAATATGTGACTACTTTTAATAGTCAAGAAAAGGGTAGATCAGAAAATATCAAACTTGCGGTGAATAGTATTAATAATATGTTATTAATGCCAGGAGATGAATTTTCATTTAACGAGAGTACAGGACCAAGAAGTGCAGAAGAAGGCTACAAGGAAGCACCAGTTATAGTTAACGGTGAGTTGGTGCCAGGAATTGGTGGTGGCATTTGTCAAGTATCTACAACATTATATCAAGCGACTCTTAGGTCAGATGTAGAAGTAACATCAAGAAGAAATCATGGTCGGCCTGTAGGGTATGTTCCCATTGGGCAAGATGCAACTGTTGCCTATGGCTACATAGACTTTAAGTTTAGAAACAATAAGGATTATCCTATTTACATTGAAAGTTATATTAAGGAAGAGCAAGTACATGTAAAACTATATAGCAAGAAAACTAATAATATGTCTATAGATTTAGAATCCGAAATCATTGAAGTAGTCAAACCCGAAATGGAAGTAAAAAAGGATCCTAATATGGATGTTGGAGAAAGAAGAATTAATAAAGCTGGCAAAAAAGGTTATCGTGTAGTTACATATAAAGTGTATTTGCAAGATGGTAATGAGTTAAAAAAAGAAGTGATTTCTAAAGATTACTATCCACCTAGAGCTGGTATTGTTATAGAAGGAATAAAACAATAA
- a CDS encoding cell division protein FtsA has translation MTYEELSNSGFVFALDIGTRSVVGILGKKENDKINIEYIAVEFHQKRVMYNGQIHDIDGVTEIVRKVKTNLEEKAQCSLDQVSIAVAGRSLKTNKVTIDREIDSTKDIDKDLINSLEVEGLQKAQYELEKQGEEYTKYFCVGHTVVHYYINDGIITNPLGHKGNKIKLDILATFLPQIVVDSLYVVTSKLNLEVSYMTLEPIAAIEVAIPENARLLNLALVDIGAGTSDVAITKEGTVVAYGMTASAGDDITEEISRCYLLDFDTAENLKINLCKEKIQKFSDIVGIQYEIESEEILKKIESAIKKVAKLIASNIIEQNGKSPSAVFLIGGGSQIPYLNTFIAKELNLPEERVVVRGIETIKNTVLIKEPISGPEYITPIGILAKAVNNQELDFIEIYINGQRFKLFQTKKLKVKDALVLAGFNPRKLIPKRGKSINIILNDNNRTLYGEYGEVAEILINGKASNIESSIKDGDIIKVHPAEEGQPATYLLKDIVPLEDEIFINGESTLQVYNCTINNEKAEGDIIIKEDDHIQYCRIESIENLCSYMDVSYDEYIIKINDKIAPLDEKIRHNDYVSVEKKVFVNNLQEVEDNSKEQLRLTKESILVKCNDSLVEIPKKNGGVIFVDIFDYIDFDRSAVQGKLVLLLNGHDANYTDFIETGDEIRVYWDN, from the coding sequence ATGACATACGAAGAATTAAGCAATAGTGGGTTTGTTTTTGCTCTAGACATTGGTACTAGAAGTGTAGTGGGTATATTAGGTAAAAAAGAAAATGATAAAATAAATATAGAGTATATTGCTGTCGAATTTCATCAAAAAAGAGTTATGTATAATGGTCAGATACATGACATTGATGGAGTAACAGAAATTGTTAGAAAGGTTAAAACTAATTTAGAGGAAAAGGCACAATGTTCTCTGGATCAGGTATCTATTGCAGTTGCTGGACGCTCGCTTAAAACAAATAAAGTAACAATTGATAGAGAAATTGATTCTACAAAAGATATTGATAAAGACTTAATTAATAGTTTGGAAGTAGAGGGATTGCAAAAAGCTCAATATGAGCTAGAAAAGCAAGGGGAGGAATATACAAAGTATTTTTGTGTAGGTCATACTGTAGTACACTACTATATTAATGATGGTATAATTACAAATCCTTTAGGACATAAGGGGAATAAAATTAAGTTAGATATTTTAGCAACTTTTTTACCTCAGATTGTTGTCGATAGTTTGTATGTTGTAACTTCTAAATTAAATTTAGAAGTTAGTTATATGACATTAGAGCCTATTGCAGCAATTGAAGTAGCTATTCCTGAAAATGCAAGATTATTAAACTTGGCTTTAGTGGATATAGGTGCAGGTACATCAGACGTTGCTATTACAAAGGAAGGGACGGTAGTGGCTTATGGAATGACAGCTAGTGCCGGAGATGATATTACCGAGGAAATATCTAGATGCTACTTACTAGACTTTGATACAGCGGAAAACTTAAAAATTAACTTATGTAAAGAAAAAATTCAAAAATTTTCAGATATTGTAGGAATACAATATGAGATAGAAAGTGAAGAAATCTTAAAGAAGATTGAGTCTGCAATAAAAAAGGTGGCAAAGCTAATAGCTTCTAATATTATTGAGCAAAATGGAAAATCACCTAGCGCTGTTTTTTTAATAGGTGGTGGAAGTCAAATACCTTATTTAAATACATTTATTGCAAAAGAACTTAATCTTCCTGAGGAAAGAGTAGTAGTCAGAGGAATAGAAACAATAAAAAATACTGTTTTAATAAAGGAACCTATTTCAGGGCCAGAATATATTACCCCTATAGGAATTTTGGCTAAGGCTGTAAATAATCAAGAGTTAGATTTTATTGAAATATACATAAATGGACAGAGATTCAAACTTTTTCAAACTAAAAAGCTGAAAGTGAAGGATGCACTTGTTTTAGCTGGATTTAATCCGCGGAAATTGATACCAAAGAGAGGTAAGTCTATAAATATTATATTAAATGATAATAACAGAACATTGTATGGAGAATATGGAGAAGTTGCTGAAATATTGATTAATGGAAAGGCGTCTAATATTGAATCAAGCATAAAAGATGGAGATATAATTAAGGTTCATCCTGCTGAAGAGGGACAACCTGCAACATATCTTTTAAAAGACATAGTACCATTAGAAGATGAAATTTTTATTAATGGTGAATCTACTTTACAGGTATATAATTGTACAATAAATAATGAAAAAGCAGAAGGCGATATAATCATTAAAGAAGATGATCATATCCAATACTGTAGAATAGAAAGCATTGAAAACCTTTGTAGTTATATGGATGTTTCTTATGATGAGTATATTATTAAAATTAATGACAAAATAGCACCATTAGACGAAAAAATTAGACATAATGACTATGTTAGCGTTGAAAAAAAAGTGTTTGTAAATAATTTACAGGAAGTAGAAGATAATTCTAAAGAACAGTTACGACTAACAAAGGAATCAATCTTAGTTAAATGCAATGATAGTTTAGTAGAAATTCCTAAAAAAAATGGTGGAGTTATTTTTGTAGATATTTTTGATTATATTGATTTTGATCGCAGTGCTGTACAGGGAAAACTAGTTTTACTTCTGAATGGACATGATGCAAACTATACAGATTTTATAGAAACTGGCGATGAAATAAGGGTCTATTGGGACAACTAG
- a CDS encoding Fur family transcriptional regulator, translating to MDILIKELKSNSCKITPQRMAVYQTVKESIDHPNAEAVFKKLSPTYPTMSLATVYKSLELFSKLGLIQVINIGENSFRYDGKTEEHQHIICSNCSKIEDLNNDVFEDLTIKVQNISKYQIQKQQLCFYGICSDCIQKASS from the coding sequence GTGGATATTTTAATAAAAGAGCTTAAATCTAATAGTTGTAAAATTACGCCTCAACGTATGGCAGTATATCAAACTGTTAAGGAATCTATAGATCATCCTAATGCTGAAGCTGTATTTAAAAAGTTATCTCCTACTTACCCTACTATGAGCTTAGCAACCGTATATAAATCTTTAGAGCTATTTTCTAAGCTAGGATTAATACAGGTAATAAACATTGGAGAAAATAGTTTTCGATATGATGGAAAAACCGAAGAACATCAACATATCATTTGTAGCAATTGTTCAAAGATTGAGGATTTAAATAATGATGTTTTTGAAGATTTAACTATTAAGGTGCAAAATATTTCAAAGTATCAAATTCAAAAACAACAATTATGTTTTTATGGAATCTGCTCTGATTGTATACAAAAGGCTAGTTCTTAA
- a CDS encoding ABC transporter substrate-binding protein, which yields MRKSKATIFLVVLMLLTTLLFGCVKEQKENLQGDVGNNIGNTAYPMDIVDGFGNSVTIEKQPERVVSIAPSQTEILFALGLEDKIVGVSDFCDYPIEALEKEKVGNAFAINVEKILELNPDVVFLYNEALPESIEQIKASGIAVMLYSPETIDEIFNTILQLGEVMGVEEESEQIVNEMQEKRDNIVDKAKNEKKARVFYQVWDEPLMTAGEGSFINELITLAGGENIAADGDGAYPQYSVEAMVEKDPEIYIAPAHTAENFTLNPEQMKELKNIIKSRPGYDVITAVKNDKIELLDPNIVSRPGVRTIEALELFAKAIHPEVF from the coding sequence ATGAGAAAATCAAAAGCAACTATATTTTTAGTAGTATTAATGCTATTAACAACCTTGCTATTTGGTTGTGTCAAAGAACAAAAGGAGAATTTACAGGGGGATGTAGGTAACAATATAGGGAATACAGCCTATCCTATGGATATTGTAGATGGATTTGGAAATTCTGTAACAATAGAGAAGCAACCAGAAAGAGTCGTTTCGATTGCGCCTAGTCAAACAGAAATTCTATTTGCTTTAGGATTAGAGGATAAAATTGTAGGAGTATCGGATTTTTGTGATTATCCTATAGAAGCCCTAGAGAAAGAAAAGGTAGGTAATGCCTTTGCAATAAATGTAGAGAAAATATTAGAGTTAAATCCAGATGTAGTATTCCTATATAACGAAGCCCTTCCTGAGTCTATAGAACAAATAAAGGCAAGTGGAATAGCGGTAATGTTATATTCGCCTGAAACAATCGATGAAATTTTTAATACCATATTACAATTAGGTGAAGTAATGGGTGTAGAAGAAGAATCGGAACAAATAGTAAATGAAATGCAGGAAAAAAGAGATAATATTGTTGATAAAGCTAAGAATGAGAAGAAAGCAAGAGTGTTTTATCAAGTTTGGGACGAGCCTTTAATGACAGCTGGTGAAGGGTCATTCATAAATGAGTTAATTACTTTAGCTGGTGGAGAAAATATTGCAGCTGATGGGGATGGAGCTTATCCTCAATATAGTGTTGAAGCTATGGTGGAAAAAGATCCTGAGATTTATATAGCACCAGCTCATACTGCTGAAAACTTCACTTTAAATCCTGAGCAAATGAAAGAATTAAAAAATATAATAAAATCTAGACCAGGTTATGATGTTATTACTGCCGTTAAAAATGATAAAATAGAGTTATTAGATCCTAATATAGTATCAAGACCAGGTGTTAGAACAATTGAGGCCTTAGAGTTATTTGCAAAGGCTATACATCCAGAAGTATTTTAA